The genomic DNA CTGATGCCGATGCTGACGCAAATTGCCGAGAGTTATCAGGGCGAGTTGCTGCTGGCCAAAGTCGATTGTGATGCCGAACAGGACATCGTCGCGCGTTTTGGCATTCGCAGCCTGCCGACCGTGGTGCTGTTCAAGGATGGCCAACCGGTAGACGGCTTTGCCGGGGCGCAGCCGGAGTCTGCAGTGCGGGCAATGCTGGAACCCCATGTGCAGATGCCACCACCGGCGGCGGCTGACCCGCTGGAACAGGCTCAGGCGCTGTTTGCCGAAGGCCGCATCAGCGACGCCGAAACCGTGTTGGTGGCGCTGCTGGGCGAGGACAACACCAACGCCGGCGCGCTGATTCTCTACGCACGTTGCCTGGCTGAACGCGGTGAATTGGGCGAAGCCCAAACCGTGCTCGACGCGGTGAAAAGCGACGAGCACAAAGCCGCCCTCGCCGGGGCCAAGGCGCAAATCACCTTCCTGCGCCAGGCTGCCGACCTGCCGGACGCCGCCGACTTGAAAAGCCG from Pseudomonas tolaasii NCPPB 2192 includes the following:
- the trxA gene encoding thioredoxin, with amino-acid sequence MSEPTPYIFDATTATFDQAVIQNSFEKPVLVDFWAEWCAPCKALMPMLTQIAESYQGELLLAKVDCDAEQDIVARFGIRSLPTVVLFKDGQPVDGFAGAQPESAVRAMLEPHVQMPPPAAADPLEQAQALFAEGRISDAETVLVALLGEDNTNAGALILYARCLAERGELGEAQTVLDAVKSDEHKAALAGAKAQITFLRQAADLPDAADLKSRLAQNPQDDEAAYQLSIQQLARQQYDAALEGLLKLFIRNRSYSEGLPHKTLLQVFELLGNDHPLVTVYRRKLFAALY